NNNNNNNNNNNNNNNNNNNNNNNNNNNNNNNNNNNNNNNNNNNNNNNNNNNNNNNNNNNNNNNNNNNNNNNNNNNNNNNNNNNNNNNNNNNNNNNNNNNNNNNNNNNNNNNNNNNNNNNNNNNNNNNNNNNNNNNNNNNNNNNNNNNNNNNNNNNNNNNNNNNNNNNNNNNNNNNNNNNNNNNNNNNNNNNNNNNNNNNNNNNNNNNNNNNNNNNNNNNNNNNNNNNNNNNNNNNNNNNNNNNNNNNNNNNNNNNNNNNNNNNNNNNNNNNNNNNNNNNNNNNNNNNNNNNNNNNNNNNNNNNNNNNNNNNNNNNNNNNNNNNNNNNNNNNNNNNNNNNNNNNNNNNNNNNNNNNNNNNNNNNNNNNNNNNNNNNNNNNNNNNNNNNNNNNNNNNNNNNNNNNNNNNNNNNNNNNNNNNNNNNNNNNNNNNNNNNNNNNNNNNNNNNNNNNNNNNNNNNNNNNNNNNNNNNNNNNNNNNNNNNNNNNNNNNNNNNNNNNNNNNNNNNNNNNNNNNNNNNNNNNNNNNNNNNNNNNNNNNNNNNNNNNNNNNNNNNNNNNNNNNNNNNNNNNNNNNNNNNNNNNNNNNNNNNNNNNNNNNNNNNNNNNNNNNNNNNNNNNNNNNNNNNNNNNNNNNNNNNNNNNNNNNNNNNNNNNNNNNNNNNNNNNNNNNNNNNNNNNNNNNNNNNNNNNNNNNNNNNNNNNNNNNNNNNNNNNNNNNNNNNNNNNNNNNNNNNNNNNNNNNNNNNNNNNNNNNNNNNNNNNNNNNNNNNNNNNNNNNNNNNNNNNNNNNNNNNNNNNNNNNNNNNNNNNNNNNNNNNNNNNNNNNNNNNNNNNNNNNNNNNNNNNNNNNNNNNNNNNNNNNNNNNNNNNNNNNNNNNNNNNNNNNNNNNNNNNNNNNNNNNNNNNNNNNNNNNNNNNNNNNNNNNNNNNNNNNNNNNNNNNNNNNNNNNNNNNNNNNNNNNNNNNNNNNNNNNNNNNNNNNNNNNNNNNNNNNNNNNNNNNNNNNNNNNNNNNNNNNNNNNNNNNNNNNNNNNNNNNNNNNNNNNNNNNNNNNNNNNNNNNNNNNNNNNNNNNNNNNNNNNNNNNNNNNNNNNNNNNNNNNNNNNNNNNNNNNNNNNNNNNNNNNNNNNNNNagacggagtctcgctctgtcgcccaggctggaatgcagtggccggatctcagctcactgcaagctccgcctcccgggttcacgccattctccggcctcagcctcccgagtagctgggactacaggcgcccgccatctcgcccggctagtttttgtatttcttagtagagacggggtttcactgtgttcgccaggatggtctcgatctcctgacctcgtgatccgcccgtctcggcctcccaaagtgctgggattacaggcttgagccaccgcgcccggcctagttttttgtattttttagtagagacggggtttcaccgtgttagccaggatggtctcgatctcctgacctcgtgatccgcccgtctcggcctcccaaagtgctgggattacaggcttgagccaccgcgccNatccgcccgtctcggcctcccaaagtgctgggattacaggcttgagcccccgcgcccggcctctttttttttttttttgagccggagttttgctctgtcacccaggctggagtgcagtgttgggatctcagctcactctaacctctacctcccaggttcaagcgattctcctgcttaagccttccgagtagctgggattacagacacccgccaccatgctcagctaattatttgtatttttagggtttcaccatgctgtccaggctggtctcgaactcccgacctcaagtgatccactcacttcagcctcccaaagtgctgggattacagttgtgaaccaccTCGCCCTGCCACTATCCCCATTTTAGACAGGTAAAATCAAGGTACAGAAAAATGGTAACTAGCTAGAAAATGATAGAAGGACTTGGGTCTGGGCAGTCTAATTCCAGAGTCCTTCAAACTGCCACTTGTCACTGTTGTCATTCAAAGAGGAGTTTTTGTATCTAGCATTTATGCTAAGCGCTACATAAATTATCTCAAGTGACCTTCACAAAGTGTGTGAGATGGAGGTGTCATGCTCgtttcacagacaaggaaacaggtTCCAAACAGCTGGGTCACTTGCTCAGGGTTATTTTACTAATAAATGGCAGATAGGAATCCAGATCTGTCCAACTCCAAAATGAACACCCTTAGATTATGCAATCTCTAAGGTCAAGAAATACATTCTAGTCTCATAGCTGGCAGAATTCATCTGGTTCAAAAGCTCCCTTTCACAGATCTGAGGCCCTGAGAAGGGAAGTGTTGGGTCCAAGTTTAAGGCAGAGCTAGGAGTAGAAATTGCCTCAGATTTACTGTCCTAGAATGATGCTTGGTAATAGGTGGTAGAAACATTGTAAATGATTGAACTTCTAAAATGTAAGAACAGGcggggcactgtggcttatgcctataatcctagcactttgggaggttgaggtgggaggattgcttaaggccaggagttcaaaaccagactggggAACATCtcgaattaaaaaaaaaaaaaaaaaaaaaaatttaagtaaataaaatttaagaacaaaCACGAAATCATGCatgagggctgggcgcggtggctcacgcctgtaatcctagcactttgggaggcataggcgggtggattacctgaggtcaggagttcaggaccagcctagccaacatggtgaaaccctgtctctactaaaaaatataaaaattagccaggcatggtggcgggcgccagtaatcccagcttctcaggagcttgagacaggagaatcgcctggacccaggaggcggaggttgcagtgaaccgagattatgccattgcactccagcctaggtgacagagcgagactccatctcaaaacaacaacaacaacaaaaaaacaaacctgctATATCCTCATCACCTACAACAGTGtctgcctggcatatagtaggttctgttttttcctttgttttgtttaagatggagtcttgctctgttgcctaggctggagtgcagtggtgcaatctcagctcactgcaacatccacctcccgggttcaggcgattctcctgcctcagcctcctgagtagctgggatcacaggtgtgcaccaccatgctggctaatttttttttttttttttttgagactgagtctcgctctgttacccaggctggagtgcagtggcacaatcttggctcatcacaacctccgcctcccaggttcaagggattctcctgcctcagccttcggagtagctgggactataggcgggcGCCAcaatacttggctaattttttgtatttttagtagagacagaatttcactgtgttcaagaccagcttggtcttgaactcctgacctgtgatcccctccgcctcggcctcccaaagtgctagtattataggCGTGatgcaccgtgcccagcccagtgaTATAGCTTTTAACAAAATCGGCCAAGTCTCTGTTGTCAAACagcttattttctgtttcattcaataaacacaaaaatagttAATGCTTGTCTAGCGCTTACCATCACTGGCACTAAGTGCTATACAATGACCATACTACCTCATTTCAGTTTTCATGACAACCCTTTGAGGTATTTGTAATATTAATATAACCTCCTcatttccagaggaaggaacagttGAGTGGTTAAGTAAAGTACACGACCAGTAGGTAGAACAGCTGGAACCTGATCTAGGTACACTGGCTTGAGTGAGGGCTCTTGATGAGTTGTACTGGCTCCCTATACAGTTAGCAAGCTCTGTCTCTGGCAGGTGTGCGGCTGTGAGTTAGACACGAAGGTCCCTATTCTGGGAAGCTGTGGGAGAGACAGAAGCCTAAACAGTGAAGATAGACGGAAGGATGTTATTCATACTTGCCACTGGGAGGACATCTTTAGGCTAGCTAGCTCAATTTGTTTTGgattccctctccctccttctctcttattttttctttttcttttatgagttttctcttctttctttccatttcttttctgctttctctcttcccttctctctctcttgtaaAAGCATTTTTgtaggcagggtgcggtggctcacacctgtaatcccagcactttgggaggctgaggcaggcggatcacctgacgtcaggatttcgagaccagcccggccaacatgtgtctaattagctgggcgtggtggcacatgcttgtagtcctagctacttgggaggctgaggcaggagaattgcttgaacctgggaggtggaggttgcagagccgagattgcactccagcctgggcgacagaatgagatttttaaaaaaggctgggtgcggtgactcatgcctgtaatcccagcactttgggaggctgaggtggatggatcacttgagttcaggagttggaggccagcttGGCAgacatggggaaaccttgtctctataaaaatacaaaaattagccagatttggtggtgggcgcctatagtcccagctacttgggaggctgaggctggataatCGCCTGAACTTGgaaagcggaagttgcagtgagcccagatctcgccactgcactccagcctgggtgagggagtgagactctgtctcaaaaggaaaaagaaaaagaaaaagaaagagaaaacgaaacaaaaaaacaaagagagactggctgggtgtggtggtttacttctgtaatcccagtgctttgggaagctgaggtgggagaatcacttgaggacaggagttggagatcagtatgggcaacatagggagacactcCCTCCACCCGCTGCAAATCCCTaactctgaaaatatttaaaaagtagccaagtgTGATGATGTgctcctataatctcagctacctggaagactgaggtgggaggatggcttgagcccaggaggtcagggctgcagagAGGGGTGATTCTGTCACTGCACGGtcacaaaataaacaacaacaaaaccttcctatgcttcattttttaaaagttgtgagttgaacattttgtatttttggcgttaggaaaaataattaaattctcaCTGTGAGTGTCTGCGgccagtttgtgtgtgtgtgtgtgtgtttatcgggagtctcgttctgtcgcccaggctggagtgcagcggcaagatctcggctcacagaaatctccgcctcccgggatcaagccattatcctgcctcagcctcccgagtttacaggcatgagccaccacgcccggctaatttttgtatttttagtagagacggggttttgccatgttggccaggctggtcttgaactcctgacctcaggtgatccgccctcgggctctcaaagtgctgggattacaggcgtgagccactgcgccgggcctagTCTGTATGTCAATAGGCTTTTGAAAAAAAGTGGTTGCATATAGGGCAGATCGGCTTCCTGCTATCATCGTCCCGGGATTTTGCTCTGGGACTCCGACGGGGTGCGGAACCAATGTAAGAGGGTCGAGGACATCGCCGGATTAATTTTCCTGAGAGGCCTAGTAGCTGGTTCCTTTCGCGTTTCCTGTAAGCGCGCATGCGCCGCCTGCGCTCCGCCGCTCCCGCCTCGGGCTCGGCTCGGGCTCTGGGATGTCCGCGTTGTGCGACCCTCCCGGGGCCCCAGGGCCTCCTGGGCCTGCCCCGGCCACCCACGGTCCCGCGCCTCTCAGGTAGTTAGAGCCCTTGGCACCTTCCTCCCACCGCGTGGCCCCGCGCCGATCCCCAGCCTTCTCGGTAGAAACCCGGATCCTACCTCGAGAACTCACGTCAGGGTTCTCAGAGAGATTCTTGGTCAGGTCCTCCCAGAACTCAGGGACTGCCTCACCAAAACTCAGGGCTCCAGTGCCCGCCCTCCCAAGACCTCGGGCCTGCCTCTCCCTAGACTCCGATGCCTAACTACCCTCGACCCCGAGCTTCCTCTCCCAAGAGTCGGGGGTATCATAACTCTTGGGAACCCAGCTGCCCTGGCCATTTTTGACCCTGGGAAACCCAAGATCCTGACTTCATAGAGACTCCCTGAGACCCCAGGCCCAGAAACAGAATGCAGTCCGGCTAAGATACTCCCTTATATTAGGGTGTTTTTTTGGAGGAAACAGAGGAATGGCACTGTCAGAGCCTTATCAGCACCTAGAGGATGCTGTCTTCTTTGACAGAAAAGGCGATAAGAGAAAGGGGATTTGCCGCCTTCCATAACTCTGGTTTCTGAACCTCTGAGACTGAACCCATATGTTTTAGGAGGGAAAGGGCTGAAAAGCATTATTACTTTGTGCCCTGGGACACCCTGATGTCCAGGCACATTGAGGGTGCTGGGTAGATGGTGGTTGTTGATGTGGTAGGTGACTAAGATTTTGCAGAATATGGGAAGAAACAGATATTAGGAGGGAGAGCCCTTAATAAGgggcttacaatttttttttttccccattaagaGCAGATTTCAAGGTGCTTGTGttgtgggatggggtggggcaggggtggtggtggAAGGTGATAAAGCTGGAATGgaaaggtgacttttttttttttttgagacggtcaccctgtctcccaggctggagtgcagtggcgtgatctcggctcgctgcaaccgctgcctcctgagttcaagtgattctcgtgcctcagcctcccgagtagctgggattacaccatgcctggctaatttttttgtttttgtttttgttttttgttttttttttgagacagagtctcgctttgtcacccaggctggagtgcagtggtatgatcttggctcactgcaagctcctccgcctcccgggttcacaccattctcctgcctcagcctcctgagaagctgggactacaggcgcccgccaccacacccggctaatttttttttgtatttttagtagagacagggtttcaccgtgtttgccagcatggtctcgatctcctgacctcgtgatcagcccgccttggcctcccaaagtgctggcattacaggcgtgagccactgggcctggcctgtatttttaatacagacaaggtttcaccctgttggccaggctggttttgaacttctgacctcaagtgatccaccctccttggcctcccaaagtgctaggttacAGACGTGAGGCACCGCAACCAGcctggaaatgtttttaaagcagATATTATAGAAACACGAATATagtcaattcaacaaatatttattgactacctTCCATATACTATGTACCTCAATAGAAGTGGATTCAGTGTTGAAGAGCACAGAAATGGTTCCTACACTCTTGGCGAATATAGTCTGATTGCTTAACCTTGATTTCGTTCGTTTATTTTTTTGATGGcacacacaggctggagtgcagtggtgcgattttggctcactgcaacctctgcttccagggctcaagtgatccttccgcctcagcctctctagtagctgggactgcaggcacatgcccccatgcctggctaattttttttttttttgtagagatggggtttcagtatgttcctcagactgatcttgaactcttgtgctcaagcgatccaccagccttggcctcccaaaatgctggcattataggcgtgagccactggagCCAACCTTGATTTAGCTGTAAAATGGGAtcataatagtacctaccttattGAACTGTTGTCAGGATTGAAATAATACATGCCAAGTATTTAAAAGAGTACCTGTTGATGTTCTAAGAGTTATCTATTACTGATATTATTACTGTTGTCACTGAAAGAAACATAgcttttggccgggtgcggtggctcatgcctgtaataccagcactttgggaggccaaggcaggcggattacgaggtcaggagattgagaccatcctggctaacatggtgaaactccatctctattaaaaatacaaaaagaggccgggcgcggtggctcaagcctgtaatcccagcactttgggaggccgagacgggcggatcacgaggtcaggagttcgagaccatcctggctaacacggtgaaaccccgtctctactaaaaaatacaaaaaactagccgggcgaggtggcgggcgcctgtagtcccggctactcgggaggctgaggcaggagaatggcgtaaaaacccgggaggcggagcttgcagtgagctgagatccggccactgcactccaccctgggcgacacagcgggactccgtctcaaaaaaaaaaaaaaaaaaaaaaaaaaaacaaaaagaaaaaaaaattagtcgggtgtggtggcaggcgcctatagtcccagctacttgggaggttgaggcaggagaatcacttgaacccagtaggtggaggttgcagtgagccaaggtggcaccactgcactgcagcttgggcaacaaagcaagactctatctcaaaaaacaaacattctTTTATGAgggaagtaattttattttattttattttttttttttgagacggagtctcgctctgccgcccaggctggagtgcagtggccggatctctgctcactgcaagctccgcctcccgggttcacgccattctcctgcctcagcctcccgagtagccgggactacaggcgcccgccaccgcgcccggctagttttttgtattttttagtagagacggggtttcaccatgttagccaggatggtctcgatctcctgacctcgtgatccgcccgtctcggcctcccaaagtgctgggattacaggcttgagccaccgcgcccggcctagagggAAGTAATTTTAATATCCCTGTTTAATATAAAAGACAAAGCTCATGCAGGAAAGGTAAGTTGCCTAACATCTTACAACACTCTAAGTCTGTTTCTTTTGCTTCCTTATAGTGCTCAGGAGCTgtcccaggaaatcaaggctttTCTGACTGGCGTAGACCCCCTTTTGGGCCACCAACTCTCAGCCCGGGAACATGCTCGCTGTGGTCTTCTCCTGCTCCGTTCTTTGCCACCTGCTCGGGCTGCTGTGCTTGACCACTTGAGAGGTGTCTTTGATGAGAGTGTCCGGGCCCACCTGGCTGCCCTGGATGAAACCCCTGTGGCTGGTCCACCTCATCTCCGTCCACCTCCAGCCTCCCATGTCCCTGCTGGGGGACCTGGTCTAGAGGATGTGGTTCAGGAAGTGCAGCAGGTGCTGTCTGAGTTTATCCGGGCCAACCCAAAGGCCTGGGCACCTGTGATTAGTGCATGGTCCATTGACCTCATGGGGCAACTGAGCAGCACGTACTCAGGCCAGCACCAGCGTGTTCCCCACGCTACTGGCGCTCTTAATGAACTGCTACAGCTGTGGATGGGTTGTAGGGCCACGCGTACATTAATGGACATCTATGTGCAGTGCCTCTCGGCTCTCATTGGTAGCTGCCCAGATGCGTGTGTGGATGCCTTGCTGGATACCTCTGTTCAGCATTCTCCACACTTTGACTGGGTTGTGGCACATATTGGCTCCTCTTTTCCTGGCACCATCATTTCCCGAGTTCTCTCCTGTGGCCTTAAGGACTTTTGCGTCCATGGTGGGgctggaggtggagctggcagcaGTGGTGGAAGCTCTTCTCAGACCCCCTCTACAGACCCCTTCCCTGGATCTCCTGCCATTCCTGCGGAGAAACGGGTGCCCAAGATTGCCTCAGTTGTAGGCATCCTAGGGCACCTGGCCTCCCGCCATGGAGATAGTATCCGACGGGAGCTCCTGCGAATGTTCCATGATAGCCTGGCAGGGGGAACTGGAGGCCGAAATGGGGACCCCTCCCTTCAGGCCACGGTTCCCTTCCTACTGCAGCTGGCAGTCATGTCACCAGCTTTGCTGGGCACAGTCTCTGGAGAGCTTGTGGATTGCCTCAAGCCCCCAGCTGTGCTGAGCCAGCTGCAGCAACACCTTCAAGGATTCCCCCGAGAGGAGCTGGACAACATGTTGAACCTGGCTGTGCACCTGGTGAGCCAGGCCTCTGGGGCAGGTGCCTACCGCTTGCTGCAGTTCCTGGTGGACACAGCTATGCCTGCTTCGGTCATTACCACCCAGGGCCTGGCTGTGCCAGACACCGTACGTGAGGCTTGTGACCGGCTaatccagctgctgctgctgcacctGCAAAAGCTGGTTCATCACCGGGGAGGGTCTCCTGGGGAAGGGGTGCTAGGCCCGCCCCCACCTCCCCGCTCGGTGCCCTTTTTAGATGCGCTAAAAAACCATGTTGGAGAGCTGTGTGGAGAGACGTTACGATTGGAACGGAAACGCTTCCTCTGGCAGCACCAGCTCTTGGGCCTGCTATCTGTCTATACCCGGCCTAGCTGTGGACCTGAGGCCTTGGGCCATCTGCTGAGCCGAGCCCGAAGCCCTGAAGAGTTGAGTTTGGCCACCCAGTTATATGCAGGGCTAGTGGTCAGTCTGTCTGGCCTCCTGCCCCTGGCTTTCCGAAGCTGTCTGGCTCGGGTGCATGCAGGGACATTACAGCCTCCCTTCACGGCCCGGTTCCTGCGCAACTTGGCACTGCTAGTAGGGTGGGAACAGCAGGGTGGCGAGGGCCCTGTAGCCCTAGGGGCGCACTTTGGGGAATCTGCCTCAGCCCATCTGTCTGACCTGGCGCCTCTCCTGCTACATCCTGAGGAGGAAGTAGCTGAAGCTGCTGCCTCCCTCCTGGCCATTTGCCCCTTTCCTCCTGAAGCCTTATccccctcccagctcctgggacTGGTAAGGGCTGGGGTGCACCACTTCTTCGCCTCTCTGAGGCTGCATGGCCCCCCAGGTGTGGCCTCAGCCTGTCAGCTTCTCACCCGCCTGTCTCAGACGTCCCCAGCTGGACTCAAGGCTGTCCTGCAGCTGCTGGTTGAGGGAGCCTTACATCGAGGCAACACAGAACTGTTTGGAGGGGAAGTAGATGGGGACAATGAGACTCTCTCAGTTGTTTCAGCTTCTTTGGCTTCTGCCTCCCTGTTGGACACTAACCGGAGGCACACTGCAGCTGTGCCAGGTCCTGGAGGGATTTGGTCAGTTTTCCATGCTGGAGTCATCGGCCGTGGCTTAAAGCCACCCAAGTTTGTCCAGTCACGAAATCAGCAGGAAGTGATCTATAACACCCAgagcctcctcagcctcctggttcaCTGCTGCAGTGCCCCAGGGGGCACTGAATGTGGGGAATGCTGGGGGGCGCCCATCTTGAGTCCAGAGGCAGCCAAAGCAGTGGCAGTGACCTTGGTGGAGAGTGTGTGTCCCGATGCAGCTGGTGCAGAGCTGGCTTGGCCCCCCGAGGAACACGCTCGGGCCACCGTGGAGCGGGATCTCCGCATTGGCCGGCGCTTCCGGGAACAGCCCCTGCTCTTTGAGCTGTTAAAGCTGGTAGCAGCTGCTCCTCCAGCCCTGTGCTACTGTTCCGTGCTGCTTCGGGGGCTGCTGGCCGCCCTCTTGGGCCATTGGGAAGCCTCTCGCCACCCTGACACGACCCACTCCCCCTGGCACCTGGAGGCATCCTGCACCTTAGTAGCTGTCATGGCTGAGGGAAGTCTCCTGCCTCCGGCCCTGGGTAATATGCATGAAGTATTTAGCCAACTGGCACCTTTCGAGGTGCGTCTGCTGCTGCTCAGTGTCTGGGGATTTCTCCGGGAGCATGGGCCGTTGCCTCAGAAGTTCATCTTCCAATCAGAGCGGGGTCGCTTCATCCGGGACTTCTCCAGGGAGGGTGGAGGTGAGGGTGGACCCCATCTGGCTGTGCTGCACAGTGTCCTCCACCGCAACATCGACCGCC
The sequence above is a segment of the Theropithecus gelada isolate Dixy chromosome 14, Tgel_1.0, whole genome shotgun sequence genome. Coding sequences within it:
- the INTS5 gene encoding integrator complex subunit 5; amino-acid sequence: MSALCDPPGAPGPPGPAPATHGPAPLSAQELSQEIKAFLTGVDPLLGHQLSAREHARCGLLLLRSLPPARAAVLDHLRGVFDESVRAHLAALDETPVAGPPHLRPPPASHVPAGGPGLEDVVQEVQQVLSEFIRANPKAWAPVISAWSIDLMGQLSSTYSGQHQRVPHATGALNELLQLWMGCRATRTLMDIYVQCLSALIGSCPDACVDALLDTSVQHSPHFDWVVAHIGSSFPGTIISRVLSCGLKDFCVHGGAGGGAGSSGGSSSQTPSTDPFPGSPAIPAEKRVPKIASVVGILGHLASRHGDSIRRELLRMFHDSLAGGTGGRNGDPSLQATVPFLLQLAVMSPALLGTVSGELVDCLKPPAVLSQLQQHLQGFPREELDNMLNLAVHLVSQASGAGAYRLLQFLVDTAMPASVITTQGLAVPDTVREACDRLIQLLLLHLQKLVHHRGGSPGEGVLGPPPPPRSVPFLDALKNHVGELCGETLRLERKRFLWQHQLLGLLSVYTRPSCGPEALGHLLSRARSPEELSLATQLYAGLVVSLSGLLPLAFRSCLARVHAGTLQPPFTARFLRNLALLVGWEQQGGEGPVALGAHFGESASAHLSDLAPLLLHPEEEVAEAAASLLAICPFPPEALSPSQLLGLVRAGVHHFFASLRLHGPPGVASACQLLTRLSQTSPAGLKAVLQLLVEGALHRGNTELFGGEVDGDNETLSVVSASLASASLLDTNRRHTAAVPGPGGIWSVFHAGVIGRGLKPPKFVQSRNQQEVIYNTQSLLSLLVHCCSAPGGTECGECWGAPILSPEAAKAVAVTLVESVCPDAAGAELAWPPEEHARATVERDLRIGRRFREQPLLFELLKLVAAAPPALCYCSVLLRGLLAALLGHWEASRHPDTTHSPWHLEASCTLVAVMAEGSLLPPALGNMHEVFSQLAPFEVRLLLLSVWGFLREHGPLPQKFIFQSERGRFIRDFSREGGGEGGPHLAVLHSVLHRNIDRLGLFSGRFQAPSPSTLLRQGT